From the Desulfovibrio sp. JY genome, one window contains:
- a CDS encoding UbiA family prenyltransferase, producing the protein MATSPASNSCAPTGRFALTVYLALSRTPHGLLDLAGPFCAALLCRGGFPPASVVALGCVTVFAGYTAVYALNDIVDYRSDKRQVEGSGADMRAGYLDAAFIRHPLAHGCLSLPAAIVWFLFWVVVAFAGAFALSPVCAWLLVAGCLLETAYCLLLTVTHLRAVINGVVKSLGPLAAAFAVNPDPPVWFLVGLFAWVFTWEIGGQNIPADWHDATRDAATGARTMPVVLGYRRASRLAVATLAAGVVIAAPLFAFSPLAVSTPLSLVALLGGAWLVLPPALRLAKSLDDADASALFNRASFYPALSLAVLLIHLILR; encoded by the coding sequence TTGGCCACATCCCCAGCATCGAATTCCTGCGCCCCGACCGGGCGTTTCGCCCTGACCGTCTACCTGGCCCTTTCGCGCACGCCCCATGGACTGCTCGATCTGGCCGGGCCGTTTTGCGCCGCCTTGCTTTGCCGGGGCGGCTTTCCGCCGGCATCCGTCGTGGCCCTTGGCTGCGTCACCGTCTTTGCCGGCTATACCGCCGTCTACGCCCTAAACGACATCGTGGACTACCGCTCGGACAAGCGGCAGGTGGAGGGCAGCGGCGCGGACATGCGCGCCGGCTACCTGGACGCGGCCTTTATCCGCCATCCCCTGGCCCACGGCTGCCTGTCCCTGCCGGCGGCCATCGTCTGGTTTCTTTTCTGGGTCGTGGTCGCCTTTGCCGGAGCCTTTGCGCTCAGCCCCGTCTGCGCCTGGCTGCTCGTGGCCGGCTGCCTGCTCGAAACCGCCTACTGCCTGCTTTTGACCGTCACCCACCTGCGCGCGGTCATAAACGGCGTGGTCAAGTCGCTCGGGCCGCTGGCCGCCGCCTTCGCCGTCAACCCCGACCCGCCGGTCTGGTTCCTGGTCGGGCTTTTCGCCTGGGTCTTCACCTGGGAAATCGGCGGACAGAACATCCCGGCCGACTGGCATGACGCCACCCGCGATGCCGCCACCGGCGCGCGCACCATGCCGGTGGTGCTCGGCTACCGGCGCGCCAGCCGGCTGGCCGTGGCCACGCTTGCCGCCGGCGTCGTCATTGCCGCGCCGCTTTTCGCTTTCTCGCCCCTGGCCGTTTCCACGCCCTTAAGCCTTGTCGCACTCCTCGGCGGAGCCTGGCTCGTACTGCCGCCGGCCCTGCGCCTGGCCAAAAGCCTCGACGACGCCGACGCCTCGGCGCTCTTCAACCGCGCCAGCTTCTACCCGGCCCTGTCCCTGGCCGTTTTGCTCATCCATTTAATTTTGCGTTAG